A DNA window from Arachis duranensis cultivar V14167 chromosome 3, aradu.V14167.gnm2.J7QH, whole genome shotgun sequence contains the following coding sequences:
- the LOC127745686 gene encoding uncharacterized protein LOC127745686 isoform X1, producing MKQQLPGVDAKLQKITEDKRREEKRSISARVFHSISFSAILSSSSSTVSLVRQSSPPHHASDDAATCFHRRRARRCLNAWRYMMRMLRTVAMKWCNMQGKIRTASSRDLMVREPG from the exons ATGAAGCAGCAGCTACCTGGCGTTGATGCTAAATTGCAGAAGATTACAGAagataagagaagagaagagaagagaagcaTTTCTGCTAgggtttttcattcaatttcatTCAGCGCCATTCTCTCATCCTCTTCCTCTACTGTATCTCTTGTTCGCCAATCCTCGCCGCCACATCACGCTTCAGACGACGCCGCAACCTGCTTCCACCGCCGCCGCGCAAGACGCTGCCTCAACGCTTGGAG GTATATGATGAGAATGCTTCGTACAGTAGCAATGAAGTGGTGTAATATG CAAGGAAAGATTCGGACTGCGTCAAGCAGAGACTTGATGGTCAGAGAACCGGGATAA
- the LOC127745686 gene encoding uncharacterized protein LOC127745686 isoform X2 codes for MKQQLPGVDAKLQKITEDKRREEKRSISARVFHSISFSAILSSSSSTVSLVRQSSPPHHASDDAATCFHRRRARRCLNAWRYMMRMLRTVAMKWCNMF; via the exons ATGAAGCAGCAGCTACCTGGCGTTGATGCTAAATTGCAGAAGATTACAGAagataagagaagagaagagaagagaagcaTTTCTGCTAgggtttttcattcaatttcatTCAGCGCCATTCTCTCATCCTCTTCCTCTACTGTATCTCTTGTTCGCCAATCCTCGCCGCCACATCACGCTTCAGACGACGCCGCAACCTGCTTCCACCGCCGCCGCGCAAGACGCTGCCTCAACGCTTGGAG GTATATGATGAGAATGCTTCGTACAGTAGCAATGAAGTGGTGTAATATG TTCTGA